In Nitrospirota bacterium, a single genomic region encodes these proteins:
- a CDS encoding zinc-dependent dehydrogenase, which produces MRAAVYYRNDDIRIEERPIPALSGNEILVQMKASGICGTDVMEWYRVKKAPRILGHEMAGTIADTGGNVEGFKKGDRVFVSHHVPCFKCHYCMQGSYTACESLHSGNYDPGGFAEFIRIPEENVRHGTFLLPEKISFEDAAMIEPLACAIAGQKQLGLKEGQTVLIIGSGVSGILHIQLSKLKGAKIIATDINDYRLNKAMEFGAHYALNALSYSAAQLQNINNNRLADVVIVCAAAREAISSAISSVDRKGKILFFAVPEHDIAIPSKRFWRDEIALYFSYGAAPEDIHKAIEMISTGLVDVRSMITHVVSLSDIMQGFKLVSDAGNSLKVVVVPESGT; this is translated from the coding sequence ATGAGAGCAGCCGTCTACTACCGAAACGACGATATCAGGATTGAGGAACGCCCGATACCCGCTCTGTCCGGCAATGAAATCCTGGTACAAATGAAGGCTTCAGGAATTTGCGGCACGGATGTCATGGAGTGGTACAGGGTGAAAAAAGCCCCGCGTATCCTCGGTCACGAGATGGCAGGAACAATTGCTGATACCGGAGGCAACGTTGAAGGCTTCAAGAAAGGTGACCGGGTATTTGTCTCTCATCATGTACCCTGTTTCAAATGTCATTACTGTATGCAGGGCAGTTACACCGCGTGCGAATCTCTTCACTCCGGGAATTATGATCCGGGCGGTTTTGCAGAGTTCATCCGGATTCCGGAGGAGAACGTAAGGCACGGGACTTTTCTACTTCCTGAAAAGATCTCTTTCGAGGATGCTGCGATGATCGAACCCCTCGCGTGCGCTATCGCCGGACAGAAACAGCTCGGATTGAAAGAAGGACAGACTGTCCTCATTATCGGCTCCGGCGTTTCTGGAATTCTGCATATACAACTATCCAAACTGAAAGGAGCAAAAATCATCGCCACAGATATCAATGACTACAGACTGAATAAAGCTATGGAATTCGGAGCACATTATGCTCTCAATGCGCTCTCATATTCTGCAGCGCAATTGCAAAACATCAACAATAACAGACTGGCGGATGTGGTCATTGTATGCGCGGCGGCGAGAGAGGCGATCAGCAGCGCAATTTCGTCTGTTGACAGAAAAGGAAAAATACTTTTTTTTGCAGTACCGGAACATGACATCGCTATCCCATCCAAGAGATTCTGGAGAGATGAAATAGCATTATATTTCTCCTACGGTGCAGCCCCTGAAGATATTCATAAGGCAATCGAGATGATCAGCACAGGTCTTGTTGATGTAAGGTCGATGATCACCCACGTGGTTTCATTGTCAGATATCATGCAGGGGTTTAAACTTGTTTCAGATGCCGGCAATTCCCTGAAGGTAGTGGTAGTTCCTGAAAGCGGGACTTAA